A single Numenius arquata chromosome 1, bNumArq3.hap1.1, whole genome shotgun sequence DNA region contains:
- the CDKN1B gene encoding cyclin-dependent kinase inhibitor 1B — MSNVRISNGSPTLERMEARQSEYPKPSACRNLFGPVNHEELNRELQKHRQEMEEACQRKWNFDFQNHKPLEGRYEWQAVEKGSSPDFYFRPPRLLKAVCKSAGRQSLDVNGNCQTVVFVGSQGISEDTHCVDQKTDISENQTDFAEQCTGQRKRPATDDSSPQNKRANTTEEEVSEDSPSASSVEQTPKKSSPRRHQT; from the exons ATGTCAAACGTCCGTATTTCTAATGGGAGCCCTACCCTGGAGCGCATGGAAGCCAGGCAGTCGGAGTACCCGAAGCCGTCAGCTTGCAGGAACCTCTTCGGGCCGGTGAATCACGAAGAGTTAAACAGGGAGTTGCAGAAGCACcgccaggagatggaggaggcaTGCCAGAGGAAGTGGAATTTCGATTTCCAGAATCACAAGCCGCTGGAAGGCAGGTACGAGTGGCAAGCTGTGGAGAAAGGGAGCTCGCCCGACTTCTACTTCAGACCCCCCAGGCTACTGAAAGCTGTCTGCAAGTCCGCCGGTCGCCAGAGCTTGGACGTAAACGGGAATTGCCAAACCGTGGTTTTTGTCGGTTCTCAGGGaatctcagaggacactcactgTGTAGATCAAAAGACTgatatttctgaaaatcagacGGACTTTGCAGAGCAGTGCACTGGGCAGAGGAAAAGACCTGCCACCGATG ATTCCTCTCCTCAAAATAAAAGAGCCAACACAACAGAAGAAGAGGTTTCAGAAGACTCCCCCAGTGCCAGTTCAGTGGAGCAAACACCCAAGAAATCAAGCCCGAGGAGACATCAAACGTAA